TATCTTTGATTGTAAAGGCTGGGGCTTCCTTGCCTACCATCTGTTGGGCAACTGGGGTTCAGAAGGATTCGACTCCAGTATTTTCGCACAAGCCGTAAGGGCAAATACAGACAAGCACAATCCTATATAGACGATTCCTTTTTTCATCAGTTTTACCTCCTGAAGCCTTTTCTATTAGTATATCACATTACTTTATATCATTATATCTTTTTATCATTCAAAAAATCCTCGTCTGTCTACACAGACAAGGATATAATGATTATGGCTTAATACGATGTAACATACGTGGGAATGGAATGGCTTCACGGATATGTTTGGTACCAGCGACAAAGGTTACCATCCGCTCGATTCCAATTCCAAATCCTGCATGGGGAACAGAGCCATATTTACGAAGATCAAGGTAGAATTCATACTCTGAACGATCCATGCCAAGGCTCTCCATTTTAGCCACAAGGGCATCGTAATCATCTTCACGGACAGAACCACCGATGATTTCCCCGTATCCTTCTGGTGCTAGTAAGTCTGCACAAAGCACGCGCTCTGGATTGCCAGGAACTGGTTTCATATAGAAAGCCTTGAAACTTGCTGGATAGTTGACCACAAAGGTTGGCACACCAAAGTAGTTTGAAATCCATGTTTCATGAGGAGAACCAAAATCATCTCCATGCTCCAAATGTTCGTAGTCTGTATCTTCATCTGCTTCATGCTCTTGAAGAAGGCTAATTGCATCATCATAGGATACACGTTTGAAAGGCTCAGCGATGTATTTCTTCAAGAGTTCTGTATCACGTTCCAAGGCTTCAAGAGCTTGCGGCGCACGATCCAAAACGCCTTGAATCAATGCTTTTACATAGGCTTCTTGCAGATCCAATGATTCATCATGAGAGAGGAAGGAATACTCCGCATCCATCATCCAAAACTCCGTCAAGTGACGACGTGTTTTTGATTTTTCTGCACGAAATACTGGACCAAAGTCAAATACACGCCCTAGTGCCATCGCTCCTGCTTCCAAGTACAATTGCCCTGATTGGCTCAAGTAAGCAGGGGTTCCAAAGTAATCTGTTTCAAACAGTTCTGTCGAATCTTCTGCCGCATTTCCAGACAGGATTGGGCTGTCAAACTTGATAAAGCCATTGCGATCAAAGAACTCATAAGTCGCATAAATAATAGCGTTACGAATTTGCATAATGGCCATTTGCTTACGAGAACGGAGCCACAAGTGACGATTGTCCATCAAGAAATCCGTTCCATGTTCTTTCGGCGTAATTGGATAGTCTTTTGAATCACCAACTACCTCAAGATCCGTAATATCCAACTCATAGCCGAATTTTGACCGTTCATCTTCTTTGACGATACCGGTTACCAACACAGATGTTTCCTGGCTGAGTTTTTTAACAGTATCAAACTTAGCTGTTCCTTCTTCTTCACCAAATGTTTCAATAAAGTTTGGCTTAAAAGCAACCGCTTGGAAAAAGGCAGTTCCGTCACGAAGCTGTAGAAAGGCTAATTTCCCTTTCCCTGATTTGTTGGCAACCCAAGCACCAATGGTTATTTTTTCACCAACATGGTCTTTGACATCAATAATCGATACTAACTCTTTAGACATAATTTCTCCTGTTCTTTTGTATAATGCTCTGTTAACTTTCTTAGGCAGTAGTCCACCGCAACAAGGACGAAGCTCCGTTTTCACTTACCCTTCCATAAATGTTTTTAGGCGTTTAACAGCTTCTTTTAAGGTATCAAGGTCTGTCGCATAGCTGAGACGGACATTTTCAGGTGCACCAAATCCTGCTCCCGTCACCAAGGCAACTCCTACTTCTTCCAAAATCGCTGTTGTAAAGGCTGTCACATCCGTGAAACCTTTCATGTCCATGGCTTTTTTTACATTTGGAAAGAGATAGAAAGCACCTTGTGGCTTGACCACTTCAAATCCTGGAACTTCAGCCAGTAAGGGATAGATGGTATTGAGTCGCTCTTCAAAGGCTTGGCGCATTTCTTCTACTGTATCCTGCTCGCCAATTAGGGCTTCAATCGCTGCATACTGGGCTACGGCTGTTGGATTAGACGTTGTTTGTCCCGCAATCTTGGTCATTGCTACAATAATCTCTGGCTCCCCAACTGCATAGCCAATTCGCCAACCAGTCATAGCATAGGTCTTAGATACACCATTGATGACAACAGTCTGCTTACGAATGGCTTCTGACAAGCTGGAAATAGGGGTGAACGTATTCCCATTATAGACAAGTCGTCCATAAATATCATCTGCCAAAATCAGAATGTCATGCTCTACAGCCCAATTTCCAATCGCAAGAAGTTCCTCCTTGCTATAAATCATACCAGTTGGGTTAGACGGTGAATTGAGAACCAAGACCTTTGTTTTATCCGTTCGTGCTGCTTCTAATTGCGCAACAGTCACCTTAAAATCATTGGCTTCTCTTGCCTGTACAAAAACAGGTACACCTTCAGCCATTTTAATCTGATCCGCATAGCTGACCCAATAAGGGGTTGGAATAATCACCTCATCAAGCGGATTGATAACGCTCATGAAAAAGGTATAGAGAGAGAATTTTGCTCCTGTTGCCACCGTCACCTGATTTGGTGCTACAGAATAGCCATAGAATTTCTCAAAATAGTCACTAATAGCCGCCTTTAATTCTGGCAACCCACTTGTTACCGTATAAAAACTCGCACGACCATCTCTAATCGCAGCTATGGCTGCCTCTTGAATATTTTCTGGAGTGGTGAAGTCAGGTTCTCCCAAGGTCAAGGATAAAATATCCCTTCCTTCTGCCTTTAACTGCTTAGCACGCGCACCCGCAGCCAAGGTTACACTTTCTTCCATTTCAAGCACTCGTTTTGATAACTTCATATTCCCTCCTTGCTCAGAAATGTTCCATTTTCAAAAGAAATCATGTAGTAGGTCTGCCCAGATTTGATTTCCCAAATCGGTTGATTTTTTGCATAACCAAAGGTTACTTTTGTCACCTCACCTGCTCCATTTTCTTTAGCAATGGCTTTGGCTTCTTCTTGAGAAATCCCATCAGTAGCCTTGTAAACGAGAATAGCAGAGGATTCTTCTGGTATCAAGACCAAAACATCTTCTTCTGACTGATTTTTCCCTGTAATACTATAATAGCTAGACTCACCAGTATAACGACTAACCTTCGTAATTGATGCTACTCCTGCATAATCCATCGCAATTTGCTTGGCCTCTTGCTGCCCTTCCAAAAAAGGCTTGGCAGAAACTTCTATGATATAAAGGATAGAAAAGGTCAGCACAAACAGTAAGACAAATAGCCCCACCGCATATTGTTTTCCAAGTGTCATACCGTTTTTGTCGGATACATTTCTCTTTTTTGCCATAATAGGATTATTATACTATATCTTAAGCTAGAATGCCATTTTTTCTAGTCATTTATCCGAATTTTCCAGCCATTTTCGTCAGATTCTGTTGCTTCTAAGAGTGATTCTCCTTGCAGTTCCGTCCAAATATTGCTACACTAGTCCTATGATAGAAAAAGTCGAAAAAGCTATTGCTCGCAATCAAGAAGCCCTTCGCAGTCTGATTATCTTACATAGAGCCTCCGATACAATCTACAAACAAGAAGTCGAAACCATGAAAAAATACCATTTGACCATGGGGCAGTTTGGTGTATTAGAGACCTTGTATAACAAGGGAGACCTCCGCATTCAAGAATTGATTGATAAACTGCTTAGCACATCTGGCAATATGACTGTCGTCATCAAGAATATGATTCGGGACGGCTATATCACTAAGGTTCCAGATTGTGATGATAAACGCGCTTCGCGGATTCACTTGACTGATCTTGGTCGCAAGACGATTGAAGCGATTCTCCCTGAACATTATGACAATATTGGCTGTATCTTTGATTTGCTAAGCCTTGAAGAACAAGAAACATTAAATACTATTTTAAAAAAATTTAAAAGATGAGACAAAATTATTGCTAATTAGTGATATTTTTGTTATGCTAGCTTTATCGTTTTCAACATAGAGGATTTTTCTAATCGATGAAGACACCATTTATTATTTTTTGAAGGAGACCATATCCATGGCAAATGTATTATTTTTAATTGGTTCACTACGTGAGGGTTCATTCAACCACCAAATGGCAAAACAAGCTGAAGAATTACTAAAAGAGAAAGCAACCGTATCCTATTTGGATTACAGCCAAGTTCCAGTCTTTAACCAAGACCTTGAAACACCTGTTCTTCCTGCAATTGCTGCAGCTCGTCAAGCAGTTGAGCAAGCAGATGCGATTTGGATTTTCTCACCAGTTTACAACTACGGTATTCCTGGTCCTGTGAAAAATGTTCTCGACTGGCTCAGTCGTGCCATCGACTTGTCAAATCCAAAAGGACCTTCTGTCTTACAAGATAAGCTAGTGACGGTATCTGCAGCTGCAAATGGTGGACATGAACCACTCTTTACAGCCTACAAGGAACTTCTACCCTTCATCCGCACACAGGTAGTCGGTGAATTTACAGGCTCACCAATCAATCCAGAAGCATGGGGAACTGGTCAATTTCTTCTATCAGAAGAAACGGCTGCACAACTCGAAAAGCAAGCAGCAGACCTCTTAGCAGCTATCGGATAACAAATGAAGAACGGTTGGACTTAGGTCTAACCGTTTTGCTTATACTAACCTATCTACCTTAAAAGGTCTAAATTGGTTGCGTTAACGAAATTAGGATAGTGATAATGTCAGGTTGGAAATACAATAAGCCGAAGGCATTGAAACATAGGATACTCTTGCAATAGCGGTAGTATTCTGGAGTGGGACAAACCAGGATGAGCGCGACGCGCTCACCCACAAAAAAATGTAGTCTGGAAGATTACGTATAAACAGTCCCTACCTCATTACTTTTGTAGATTGAACAGTTTAGCGCATATCAATAGTCAGGGGAGTGACGATTGATCCCTGAGCTTGGAAATCAAAAAGTAAGGAGTGTCTGTTTTGTAAACTGTTGAGACCGTAGATTCAACAGTTAGCAATGAAACTTCGAAGGAGGTTGCTTGCATCCGCACAATCTAATAAGGTATCGAAACATGCTACTGTTGATATGAACAGAGTGTTGGAGTTGGTAAAAACCTATCGTACTACACAATAAACTCCCTAAATAGTTCACTGAAAAACGTCCTACATAACGTCAAGTCAGCAGGTTTTCCATGGAGAATGCAAGTCTATGAACATAGAGAGCGATTCTTTCAATGAAAAATACAAAAACTTGAAGATTAGGAAGCTGTTTTTCAAGGACAAATGCGAAACTCGAAAACTAGGAAGACTTTTTCCAGTGAAAAATACAAGACTGGAAACTCAGGGAGCTGTTCTCTCAATGAAAAATGCGAGACTTGAAACTTAGGAAGCTGGTTTACAATAAAAAATGTTAGACTTGAAATCTAGAGAGCTGACTTTCAATAAAAAATGCTATTCTGATAACACAGGGAACTAGGCTTTCAATAGAGAATATCAAAATTGAGTGCTAGTAAGGATTTTTTCCACAAAGAAGGCTTCACTCGAAAACAAGTTCGCCTATAATCCTTATTTTTTCGAATCAAATTGAATAAGAATAGCGTAACACACAGGGAGTATTTATTCATACCTAATCTTAAAAGGGCTAGCAGAAAAATCGAGTCCCCTTACAGCCTTATTTTTCAGCTCAAGCTAAACGAATCCGACCTTTTTACAACCTTATCTATTGGAAAAAAGGACTAGTTAGCTTATAATAGGTACAGGAGGAATACCATGAATATAAAATTAGTATACCGTATGGGAGTCTATAGTCTATTGGGACTCAGCCTATTAACAGCCTGCTCTCATTCATCAGAAAAAACCAGCCCTTCATCTGACCTACCTGCTTTGACCAATACATTGGCCCCTACTGACTACAAAACAATACCAGCGAAGTCTGGTCTATTCTCAATTCAAGTACCAAGCGATTGGATTGCAGGTGAAGATGATACCAGCAATGATTTTTCAGCCTATTCTGCTGGAAATGACTACTTCATCACAGCCAATCTCTACCCTAAAGTAGACTCGCCCTTGGGATTGGAGGACTTTGCCCGTTCTCTGTTAATGAACTCACAAGAAACAAAGACTGAGAATCTTCAATTACTTCAAACTACTATTGCTGGTAAATCAGGTTTTCTATTCACAAAAGAAGTCAATAAAGAAAAACAGCTGGTCCTCTTTTTTTATGAAGAAGGAGAAGACTATCATCTCATTACTCTTGTGACACACCCAGACAATCACCAGAAGGGACAAGAATTTTTAGCACAGGCTATCGCAACATGGACAAGCTTAGCAACTACTAGACAAGTTACCTTTGACTATGGTCAAGCAATAACTATTCCAAATTCTGCCTTAACTGTTGGTCTTCCGACCAGTTGGAAACAAGATACGGAAGATGTCCCTGCTGACACTACGATTTACCAAGACAGTAGCAATGGGATTCGTTTATCTATCCGAGGAGTCTCTACAACAGGCTATATCGTTAACCTAAATGAAATTGCTGATCAAGTTACTCCAGCAAATAGCAACCCAAGCAAGGAAGAAGTCACGCTTGGGAATTACCAAGGCTATCGCCTATCTTTCAACCAGACATCAAATACCCAATCCAACTACATCGTCTCTATCTACGTTTTCCATGTCAATGACACTCTGATTACCTTTACTGGTTCATCTAAAGCAAGCAATACCGCTCTCCTACAATCAACCATGGAAACCATTATCTCTTCAATGAAATAATTTCTTCTATACAGAAAATCAAAAAGCATGTCACTCGCTTTAGTGCTAGGACATGCTTTTTTGTTAGATTATAGTGAATTGAATAAAGGTTAGGACATCGTTATACTCTATAAAAATCAAAATCTGACTAGGCAACGAAATCGTAGCTAGAACTGAAGTTCAGCAAGGTAAGTTAACGATGTCAGACTTTGATTTTTGACGAGTATAAGTCGCTTTGCTTCAATAGTCCAGTAGACTGTTGAAGGTTGGAAATAGGGATTATGGAGCAATCCTCAATTAACGCCAGTTCTATCTGCAGCTCCTTGCCTTCTCCTATTCCTTCATAAGATACGAGGGCGTATAAAGCACAAAGTGAAAATAGGAAGTCTGACAAAGAGCCAGCAGACTCTAGGAAGACTTATCTTTTTCACACAGTGCTTAGCCCGAGTTCAGTTTCATAAGATACGAGGGCGTATAAAGCACAAAGTGAAAATAGAAAGTCTGACGAAGAGCCAAAGGAGATTTTGCTCTGCAAACTCCTATCACTCACCTCCAAAGGTATACTATACCTTTGGAGCTAGGAAGACTTATCCCTAAAGGGAGCCTCAGCTGTAACCAACTAAAGTTGGAACATCTGCGTCTCTTTTTTACACAGCTCTTAGTCCATGTTCAGTTCTCAATCCACTATAACAAACAAATTACGGTTGCTTTCTTACAAAGACTAATTTTTGCTCCTCTGACAAATCCGCGCGGTAGGCAAAGCCATCAAAGGTGAGCTGGCTAATCTCATCAAGGGTCTGAACATCCTGTTCTGCCATGAGTGAGACGAGACGACCGCGCCCTTTTTTAGAAATGGTCGAATGAATTTTCAATTGTCCAGCCCGATTTTCCATAAAGACAATCTGAATCATCCGCTTTTGAATAGCTGGTGAAAAAACCTGTTCAAATTCAGATGAAGAAAGGGAGATAATCAAATCCTCTTCTGCCACCTGCTCATCATATTGAGCCCGCCAAAATTGCTTAAGCGATTGTCCCTCAACTTTTAGCTGACCTTGAAAATCCAAACGGTGTGGAGAAATCAAGGTAAAGGGGGAAATCAGACCATAAAAACCCGTTGCAATTCGAACATAGCGCTGCCAGTATTCCTGCTCTACTTGGCTCAATTCCCTCCGTTTCATATACCGATACATAAGGCCATCATAGAGTGTCCAGGCTGGATAAGTCTTGGCTTGTCTATGGGCAATTCTGTACCAGCGGTCGGCTTCCAGTTCTGTCTTGTCGCTGTTTAGTTTATAAAAAGCCGCTAGTTCTTCTACAGACAAATTTCTGATTGCTCCTAAGACCGCACTTGATTCTTCAGAAAGTGGCACAAAGGGATGATTGTCTAAATTGGTATTTAATTCTTTCGCATTTGGCAAGATAATTTTCATATTCTGATTATATCATACCTTCCTCCTTTTACTCTTTTCTTGCTTTTTTATTTATAAGATGTTATTATCTAGTTATAATAACTAGATATAAAGGAGTAAACAATGATTTCCTTACCTAAATGGCAGCAATTACCCGATTTGGATCTCTATCTAGACCAAGTTCTACTCTATGTCAATCAACAGACTCTCCCCTTTTTAGCCAATCGTGAAAAGCCTCTTACTGCTTCTATGGTCAATAATTATGTCAAACACGGCTATATTCCTAAACCGATTAAGAAAAAATACAGTCGTACACAAGTCGCTCGCTTGATTGTTTTGAGTATTTATAAGCCAATTTTTCCGATTGCAACCATACAGGAGATGATTGATCTGTTAACAGAAAATGATGAGGCTTCCCTTCTATACGATGCCTTTGTGGATTGCCTTTCTGGTATCGAAAATGAAGAGCAACCACTGATTTTACAAAAAGCCTGTCAGACCATTCACTCTTACCAAGCCACACTCGCACTCGTTCCAGCCTTGAAAGGAGAAGCTGATGAATCAACATTTTAAACTATCCCTCCAACTCTCATTCGGAGAAGAGGTAGGCAATGCCATTACTCATGCAGTTAGTGCCTTTTTCATGCTCCTTCTGCTGCCTTTTTCAGCGATTTATAGCTATGAACGCGTTGGCTTGATTCAAGCTATTGAGGTGTCTATTTTTATTATTAGCCTCTTTCTCATGTTTCTCTCCTCCACTATTTACCATTCAATGGCCTATGGTTCAACCCACAAATATATTCTACGGATTATCGACCACAGTATGATTTACATTGCTATTGCAGGTAGCTACACTCCTATCCTCTTGACTCTCATGCCCAATTGGCAAGGCTATCTCGTTTTAGTTATCCAATGGGCAACAACGATTTTTGGCATTCTCTACAAAATTTTTGCCAAACAAATCAACGAACGATTCAGTCTAGCTCTTTATCTGATTATGGGCTGGCTGGTTGTCTTTATCCTCCCCCAAGTCCTTGCTCAAACAGGTCCAATTTTCTGGTTTCTGATGTTGGCAGGGGGAATGGCTTATAGTATCGGAGCTATCTTTTACGCTAAGAAAAAGCCCTATTTTCATATGATTTGGCACTTATTTATCATTTTAGCTAGTTTCTTGCAGTACCTTGCGATTGTCTTTTATATGGTCTAATCTATCTGTAAGACTTGTTTCTAAGACTAAAAGACCGTATACTATCTGTAGGGGGACAGTTATGACGACTAAATACCAAACAATTATTCAGGATATTATCACAGGC
Above is a window of Streptococcus sp. zg-86 DNA encoding:
- the asnS gene encoding asparagine--tRNA ligase; this translates as MSKELVSIIDVKDHVGEKITIGAWVANKSGKGKLAFLQLRDGTAFFQAVAFKPNFIETFGEEEGTAKFDTVKKLSQETSVLVTGIVKEDERSKFGYELDITDLEVVGDSKDYPITPKEHGTDFLMDNRHLWLRSRKQMAIMQIRNAIIYATYEFFDRNGFIKFDSPILSGNAAEDSTELFETDYFGTPAYLSQSGQLYLEAGAMALGRVFDFGPVFRAEKSKTRRHLTEFWMMDAEYSFLSHDESLDLQEAYVKALIQGVLDRAPQALEALERDTELLKKYIAEPFKRVSYDDAISLLQEHEADEDTDYEHLEHGDDFGSPHETWISNYFGVPTFVVNYPASFKAFYMKPVPGNPERVLCADLLAPEGYGEIIGGSVREDDYDALVAKMESLGMDRSEYEFYLDLRKYGSVPHAGFGIGIERMVTFVAGTKHIREAIPFPRMLHRIKP
- a CDS encoding pyridoxal phosphate-dependent aminotransferase, producing MKLSKRVLEMEESVTLAAGARAKQLKAEGRDILSLTLGEPDFTTPENIQEAAIAAIRDGRASFYTVTSGLPELKAAISDYFEKFYGYSVAPNQVTVATGAKFSLYTFFMSVINPLDEVIIPTPYWVSYADQIKMAEGVPVFVQAREANDFKVTVAQLEAARTDKTKVLVLNSPSNPTGMIYSKEELLAIGNWAVEHDILILADDIYGRLVYNGNTFTPISSLSEAIRKQTVVINGVSKTYAMTGWRIGYAVGEPEIIVAMTKIAGQTTSNPTAVAQYAAIEALIGEQDTVEEMRQAFEERLNTIYPLLAEVPGFEVVKPQGAFYLFPNVKKAMDMKGFTDVTAFTTAILEEVGVALVTGAGFGAPENVRLSYATDLDTLKEAVKRLKTFMEG
- a CDS encoding cell wall elongation regulator TseB-like domain-containing protein; protein product: MAKKRNVSDKNGMTLGKQYAVGLFVLLFVLTFSILYIIEVSAKPFLEGQQEAKQIAMDYAGVASITKVSRYTGESSYYSITGKNQSEEDVLVLIPEESSAILVYKATDGISQEEAKAIAKENGAGEVTKVTFGYAKNQPIWEIKSGQTYYMISFENGTFLSKEGI
- a CDS encoding MarR family winged helix-turn-helix transcriptional regulator, translating into MIEKVEKAIARNQEALRSLIILHRASDTIYKQEVETMKKYHLTMGQFGVLETLYNKGDLRIQELIDKLLSTSGNMTVVIKNMIRDGYITKVPDCDDKRASRIHLTDLGRKTIEAILPEHYDNIGCIFDLLSLEEQETLNTILKKFKR
- a CDS encoding NADPH-dependent FMN reductase, producing MANVLFLIGSLREGSFNHQMAKQAEELLKEKATVSYLDYSQVPVFNQDLETPVLPAIAAARQAVEQADAIWIFSPVYNYGIPGPVKNVLDWLSRAIDLSNPKGPSVLQDKLVTVSAAANGGHEPLFTAYKELLPFIRTQVVGEFTGSPINPEAWGTGQFLLSEETAAQLEKQAADLLAAIG
- the yaaA gene encoding peroxide stress protein YaaA, which encodes MKIILPNAKELNTNLDNHPFVPLSEESSAVLGAIRNLSVEELAAFYKLNSDKTELEADRWYRIAHRQAKTYPAWTLYDGLMYRYMKRRELSQVEQEYWQRYVRIATGFYGLISPFTLISPHRLDFQGQLKVEGQSLKQFWRAQYDEQVAEEDLIISLSSSEFEQVFSPAIQKRMIQIVFMENRAGQLKIHSTISKKGRGRLVSLMAEQDVQTLDEISQLTFDGFAYRADLSEEQKLVFVRKQP
- a CDS encoding DUF1836 domain-containing protein; its protein translation is MISLPKWQQLPDLDLYLDQVLLYVNQQTLPFLANREKPLTASMVNNYVKHGYIPKPIKKKYSRTQVARLIVLSIYKPIFPIATIQEMIDLLTENDEASLLYDAFVDCLSGIENEEQPLILQKACQTIHSYQATLALVPALKGEADESTF
- the trhA gene encoding PAQR family membrane homeostasis protein TrhA; this translates as MNQHFKLSLQLSFGEEVGNAITHAVSAFFMLLLLPFSAIYSYERVGLIQAIEVSIFIISLFLMFLSSTIYHSMAYGSTHKYILRIIDHSMIYIAIAGSYTPILLTLMPNWQGYLVLVIQWATTIFGILYKIFAKQINERFSLALYLIMGWLVVFILPQVLAQTGPIFWFLMLAGGMAYSIGAIFYAKKKPYFHMIWHLFIILASFLQYLAIVFYMV